The Scytonema hofmannii PCC 7110 genome includes a region encoding these proteins:
- a CDS encoding choice-of-anchor L domain-containing protein, whose amino-acid sequence MVRTAVTNAIALANAINITNTSDVNELVISILDRVITVSNIKYKSSNVASKLFTKRVASGIGIDRGIILTTGDTSGERDMRYSYTYLLNFWLQSCLSMTKRRKKSAFKKKKRSLYPWEQEENLEIVGIKGDFISTDAGWEELTFLQACNYFSPEEIRDWYQQYWEGANTAELLDKLDVDIDLEDEKAVDKFFETYDWTPQSVQVVVAKAVYDHHKWTLVTAISTPWMEERCFENHEYTAIELGIHLRRYLNRDSLPIVNDSQDAVRRARWHYKNIGWLPRKAVKDAHNLKLQQASKIYSNTLWEQEYINEIEDDIFLDDWQE is encoded by the coding sequence TTGGTACGGACAGCCGTAACAAATGCGATCGCACTAGCTAATGCTATCAACATCACCAATACCAGTGATGTAAATGAACTGGTCATAAGCATTTTAGACAGAGTTATTACTGTATCAAACATCAAATACAAAAGTTCCAATGTGGCATCTAAACTCTTCACCAAACGGGTTGCCTCCGGAATTGGTATCGATCGAGGCATTATCCTCACAACTGGTGACACTTCAGGGGAAAGAGATATGAGATATAGTTATACTTATCTATTAAATTTTTGGCTACAAAGTTGTTTAAGTATGACAAAACGCCGAAAAAAGTCTGCTTTCAAAAAAAAGAAGCGCTCACTTTATCCTTGGGAACAAGAAGAAAACCTGGAAATTGTAGGAATAAAAGGTGATTTTATCAGCACGGATGCAGGTTGGGAGGAATTAACCTTTCTTCAAGCTTGCAACTATTTTAGCCCAGAGGAAATTAGAGATTGGTATCAGCAGTATTGGGAGGGGGCTAATACTGCTGAGTTATTAGATAAATTGGATGTAGATATCGACTTAGAAGATGAAAAAGCTGTAGATAAATTTTTTGAAACTTATGACTGGACACCGCAGTCGGTACAGGTAGTTGTAGCCAAAGCAGTGTATGACCATCATAAATGGACTCTTGTCACAGCAATATCTACTCCGTGGATGGAAGAACGATGTTTTGAGAACCACGAGTATACTGCAATAGAACTCGGAATACATCTAAGGCGATACCTGAATAGAGATAGCTTGCCAATCGTAAATGATTCTCAAGATGCAGTTAGGCGTGCGAGATGGCATTATAAGAACATTGGCTGGTTACCACGCAAAGCTGTGAAGGATGCTCATAACCTTAAACTACAACAAGCATCTAAAATTTACAGTAATACTTTATGGGAGCAAGAATATATTAATGAAATAGAAGACGATATCTTTTTAGATGATTGGCAGGAATAG
- a CDS encoding AAA family ATPase, producing the protein MNLLNQIFSTLDSQIPIVALEVLAPEEATIIQSLCTQAQEKLNSPTFFWNLGVSSLEQCLIARDGGLVFKPIPEYKRPAHTDPLIFIFDYINNFDGVGVFILGDVHPFVGNSPQLSWEILTRVKNLYHRLKPTEKRIVLLGQNIALHESLIRLIPYFEVPLPTIDQIQEHIISYLRFLSECATEENILFKVELTAEEIESLARAALGLTLEEISDFLRLMVKECLNHKGVVIDSSVIAKAVKYKTRLLSQMGIELGKPATIPFGGLDLLREWLQRRQRLFTKEARALNLPQPKGVLLAGPPGTGKSIVAKNIANILNLPLLQLDIASMLGSLVGESEGNVRRALKTAEAIAPCVLWIDEIEKALSGLGDTSGVSQRILGNILTFMSESKAGVFVVATCNDPSALPSELKRKGRFDENFFVDLPTESERAQILRIHLERFGITIAEEYLEAIASNTEKFSGAELETLASEAALLAFDRERPQQINLRDLELCRESITPLAIQDAAAVERMRDWSKTARAASSPPVEKTKSLRTTRLRNFN; encoded by the coding sequence ATGAACCTCTTAAATCAGATATTCAGCACATTAGACTCACAAATACCCATCGTAGCGCTGGAAGTCCTAGCACCTGAGGAAGCCACAATCATCCAATCACTATGCACTCAAGCACAAGAAAAACTAAATAGTCCAACATTTTTTTGGAATCTGGGTGTTTCTAGCTTAGAACAATGCTTGATAGCACGAGATGGTGGGCTAGTATTCAAACCAATACCTGAATACAAAAGACCAGCACACACAGATCCATTAATATTCATATTTGACTATATCAACAACTTCGATGGCGTAGGCGTATTTATTTTAGGAGATGTCCATCCCTTTGTAGGAAACTCGCCCCAGTTATCCTGGGAAATACTCACAAGAGTAAAAAATCTTTACCACCGACTCAAACCCACTGAAAAGCGGATTGTACTATTAGGTCAGAATATCGCGTTACACGAGTCGCTAATTCGGCTAATTCCTTATTTTGAAGTACCACTCCCAACTATTGACCAAATTCAGGAGCATATAATCTCATACCTACGATTCCTATCAGAGTGCGCCACTGAAGAAAATATACTCTTTAAAGTCGAACTGACTGCTGAAGAAATAGAATCTTTGGCACGAGCAGCACTAGGACTAACACTAGAGGAAATTAGTGATTTCCTAAGGTTAATGGTTAAAGAATGCCTCAACCACAAAGGTGTCGTAATTGATAGTAGTGTTATTGCCAAAGCGGTCAAGTACAAAACTCGCCTACTCTCCCAAATGGGCATTGAGTTGGGCAAGCCTGCAACTATTCCATTCGGTGGTCTCGATTTGTTACGCGAGTGGTTACAGCGCCGTCAACGATTATTTACAAAGGAAGCACGAGCGCTCAACCTACCACAACCGAAAGGGGTGCTACTAGCAGGGCCACCGGGGACAGGTAAATCAATAGTAGCGAAAAACATCGCCAACATCCTCAATCTTCCACTACTTCAGCTTGATATTGCTTCAATGTTAGGTTCTTTAGTAGGGGAATCTGAGGGTAACGTCCGCCGCGCACTCAAAACAGCTGAAGCCATCGCCCCGTGTGTCTTATGGATAGATGAGATAGAAAAAGCTTTATCAGGTCTTGGCGATACCTCCGGAGTGTCCCAGCGCATTCTAGGGAATATCCTCACATTCATGTCGGAGTCAAAGGCGGGAGTATTCGTTGTAGCAACCTGTAACGATCCATCAGCACTACCCAGCGAGCTTAAGCGCAAGGGAAGGTTTGATGAAAACTTCTTCGTCGATTTGCCCACTGAATCTGAAAGGGCGCAAATTCTCAGAATTCATCTAGAAAGATTTGGCATCACAATTGCTGAGGAGTACCTCGAAGCGATCGCCAGCAACACTGAAAAGTTTTCGGGTGCAGAGCTAGAGACACTGGCAAGCGAGGCAGCGCTACTAGCATTCGATCGAGAGCGACCGCAACAAATCAACCTTAGGGATTTAGAGCTTTGCCGAGAAAGCATAACCCCACTTGCTATTCAGGATGCAGCCGCTGTGGAAAGAATGCGAGATTGGAGCAAAACTGCAAGAGCTGCTTCCAGTCCTCCTGTGGAAAAAACAAAATCCTTGCGGACTACACGATTACGCAATTTCAACTAA
- a CDS encoding DEAD/DEAH box helicase codes for MNNNNQIGRLFQKREETKLSSRPPEWLKVGNIIYLLSHGFGKVASVIGNCAMTTFGKTCIPISWEQGLRENSIISGEAILAKITNKKFLDFAKQLGDKIFWLDVVPEKQATTYPIPQDLPQPLINALKSMGIEKLYSHQLETIQAVRTGKDVCLVTPTASGKTLCFNIPGLEIILKKQGAILYFYPLKELSNDQITELQKTTSLIVGRPISIAKINGDVSREQRKNLFINGAPDIICVTPDTWNHEIWNKNNREIGQNFCNFLRRLALVVVDEMHTYQSVFGANYSLLLTRTKIAVDAAGGCSDSLQFILASATIGNPMETARKITGRLCLKRLQLIGNSGAFAASKTLLSLRTGNGSFTETARLILRLLENDITGICFCNSRNEVKQVLEAATKEAQKQGKEHLSQSISIFIGSILEEQRAQIISGIKNNKFKFIISTSALEAGVNIPEIDAVVIRSFPGDVLSFKQRIGRAGRKNDGLIIFQPCGYKLIDEYYSKFPKLLFNGNAENIQFNEKYPAIVAKHILAAANECNLMLEQIKKYFGEAAEEIAVTLLYHGLLEYKTNGQVWCKVKYPQSQIKMRGQTDKDIKLIDISDGKQFEVISTSSAIREVFPGAIYTAHQNTTATLCKYQCSSLDLNDKYEAALVQIEAESKLKTIPFYSFMVDILQTTETREISSITSECKINLSLGWGKISETVSGYSTYKQDTIWACINKKYQCHNREFHQDFHLCPQCGTKLEFTDIERLIGEKTFGVPLKNTYETQVVRMEFQNKAEIRKISKQLQQEYEKAKEVLPETLLKFDSSVVGMHSIAHQLIAALPLVLLSSKRDLEFVLEDIHERNTVVGYFYETVEGSGACETLVSQFEQIAQIAVQLVKSCKCKDGCAECLYIHGCPDRNEALSKNLGIRLLETIQSTKSLPVH; via the coding sequence ATGAACAATAACAACCAGATCGGCAGGCTATTTCAGAAAAGAGAAGAAACCAAACTATCATCTCGTCCTCCTGAATGGCTAAAAGTTGGGAATATCATCTACTTACTATCCCACGGGTTTGGAAAAGTGGCGTCAGTCATAGGAAATTGTGCCATGACTACATTTGGTAAGACTTGCATTCCCATAAGCTGGGAGCAGGGATTGAGAGAAAATTCGATTATAAGTGGTGAAGCGATTCTCGCCAAAATCACGAATAAAAAATTTCTTGATTTCGCCAAACAACTAGGTGATAAAATCTTTTGGCTTGATGTGGTTCCAGAAAAACAAGCCACAACTTACCCAATACCGCAAGACCTGCCACAACCGCTAATCAACGCCCTAAAATCAATGGGTATCGAAAAGCTTTATTCCCATCAATTAGAGACAATACAAGCTGTCCGGACAGGCAAGGATGTTTGTCTCGTGACTCCAACGGCATCAGGAAAAACCTTATGTTTCAACATCCCTGGTTTAGAAATTATTCTCAAAAAACAAGGCGCAATACTCTACTTTTATCCCTTAAAAGAGTTGAGTAACGACCAAATCACCGAGTTACAAAAGACAACCTCATTGATTGTAGGTCGTCCCATATCCATTGCGAAAATAAATGGGGACGTGTCCAGAGAACAACGTAAAAACTTGTTTATCAACGGAGCACCCGATATTATTTGCGTCACGCCAGATACATGGAACCATGAAATATGGAACAAAAATAATAGAGAAATTGGGCAAAACTTCTGCAATTTCTTAAGAAGACTAGCCCTGGTTGTCGTTGACGAAATGCATACTTATCAGAGCGTATTTGGTGCCAACTACAGTCTTTTGCTAACAAGAACCAAAATAGCAGTTGATGCAGCAGGGGGATGTTCTGATTCCTTACAATTTATTCTAGCTAGCGCAACTATTGGGAATCCAATGGAAACTGCTAGAAAAATCACTGGCAGGCTTTGTCTAAAAAGGCTACAACTTATTGGGAACAGTGGTGCATTTGCGGCATCTAAAACTTTACTATCACTAAGAACTGGTAATGGTTCTTTTACAGAAACAGCAAGATTAATTTTACGGCTGCTTGAGAATGATATAACTGGAATATGCTTTTGCAACAGTAGAAACGAAGTCAAGCAAGTGCTAGAAGCTGCAACAAAGGAAGCACAAAAACAAGGAAAGGAACATCTCAGTCAATCGATATCAATTTTCATTGGATCGATACTGGAGGAACAGAGAGCACAAATCATTTCAGGAATTAAAAACAACAAGTTTAAATTCATTATTAGTACGAGTGCGCTCGAAGCGGGTGTCAACATCCCAGAGATAGACGCTGTAGTGATCCGCTCGTTTCCCGGAGACGTTTTATCCTTTAAACAAAGGATAGGTCGTGCAGGAAGAAAAAATGATGGATTAATTATATTTCAACCATGCGGCTACAAGTTAATCGACGAATACTACAGCAAGTTTCCAAAACTCTTGTTTAACGGAAATGCTGAAAACATTCAGTTCAACGAAAAGTATCCAGCAATTGTAGCCAAGCACATACTAGCAGCAGCTAACGAGTGCAATCTCATGTTAGAACAAATCAAGAAATACTTTGGTGAAGCAGCTGAAGAAATAGCAGTCACACTTCTTTATCATGGGCTATTAGAATATAAAACTAACGGACAAGTCTGGTGTAAAGTCAAATATCCCCAATCACAAATCAAAATGAGGGGACAAACAGATAAAGACATTAAACTGATTGACATATCTGATGGCAAGCAGTTTGAGGTTATTAGTACCAGTAGTGCCATTAGAGAAGTATTTCCAGGCGCAATATACACAGCCCACCAAAACACAACAGCTACACTGTGCAAATACCAATGCTCCAGTCTAGATCTAAATGACAAATATGAAGCGGCACTCGTTCAGATTGAAGCTGAATCAAAGCTGAAAACGATACCTTTCTACTCATTTATGGTTGACATTTTGCAAACAACAGAAACAAGAGAAATCTCTAGTATTACGAGTGAATGCAAAATAAACCTGTCTTTAGGGTGGGGTAAAATATCAGAAACTGTCTCTGGCTATTCAACATATAAACAAGACACAATTTGGGCTTGTATTAACAAGAAATACCAATGTCACAATCGTGAATTTCATCAAGATTTTCATCTGTGTCCTCAATGCGGAACAAAGCTTGAATTCACAGATATCGAAAGATTAATAGGTGAAAAAACTTTCGGAGTTCCTTTAAAGAACACCTATGAAACACAGGTAGTTCGTATGGAATTTCAAAACAAAGCAGAAATCAGAAAAATATCAAAACAACTTCAACAAGAGTATGAAAAAGCCAAAGAAGTTCTGCCAGAAACACTCTTAAAATTCGATAGTTCTGTAGTAGGTATGCACAGCATTGCACACCAACTCATCGCAGCCCTGCCATTAGTTCTACTAAGTTCAAAGAGAGACTTAGAGTTCGTGCTTGAGGATATACACGAGCGAAACACCGTTGTCGGCTACTTCTACGAAACTGTAGAAGGTAGTGGCGCTTGCGAAACTCTAGTCTCTCAGTTCGAGCAAATCGCGCAAATAGCAGTTCAGCTTGTCAAATCCTGCAAGTGCAAAGATGGCTGTGCTGAGTGCTTGTACATCCACGGATGCCCCGACAGAAATGAAGCACTAAGCAAAAATCTTGGAATTAGGCTACTAGAAACAATTCAATCAACCAAAAGCCTACCAGTCCATTAA
- a CDS encoding DUF1257 domain-containing protein, which yields MSHFSTIATKLTNRVCLIEALKDLKLSPEVHEQPQPLTGYYGDSQGQSAEIIIRGQTIKARADIGFRWNSSSGVYDIIHDEYETIPRLGENFFSHQLMQTYGKRVVLAKAAELREQFGECTITETTEGQRQTLRLTFSGHQEVKQYARR from the coding sequence ATGTCACATTTTTCAACGATCGCGACTAAACTCACCAACCGTGTGTGCTTAATAGAAGCACTGAAAGACTTAAAGTTATCACCGGAAGTTCACGAGCAGCCACAACCACTAACTGGCTATTACGGTGATTCACAGGGGCAAAGTGCAGAAATCATAATTCGCGGACAAACAATCAAAGCCCGTGCAGATATCGGATTCCGGTGGAATTCAAGCTCTGGAGTGTATGACATAATTCACGACGAATATGAAACAATTCCACGTCTCGGAGAAAACTTCTTCAGTCATCAGTTAATGCAAACCTATGGAAAACGCGTAGTTTTAGCTAAAGCAGCCGAACTACGAGAACAATTTGGCGAATGCACTATTACTGAAACGACTGAAGGTCAAAGACAAACTCTACGCTTAACTTTCAGTGGGCATCAGGAAGTCAAACAATACGCTAGGAGATAA
- a CDS encoding PRTRC system ThiF family protein — MILNFSYTDSCPIIPTPHNEIQFYVVGAGGTGSYLVPGLARLITEIKSKTHKKVSCTIVDPDTVEEINIPRQNFQKADIGLSKAKVLAMRYGFALGLEIKAIPSRFTSEMVNRGWRTLNIIVGCVDNADARNDIRKCLDYNTPQEGASVFWLDCGNHEASGQVLLGTKKDFKISEAFDNKENPSLCINLPSPTILHPELLIPKPEEKGEPRLSCAEIQMRNFQSLFVNQTCATHACQYLLDLTLTGGLRKFATYFDCISGTSKSLYTCRETLNQFSNKHQNHTIKNHHETL, encoded by the coding sequence ATGATACTAAATTTTTCCTATACAGATTCATGTCCCATAATCCCCACACCCCACAACGAGATTCAATTCTATGTTGTAGGCGCTGGTGGTACAGGCAGTTACTTAGTTCCTGGTCTTGCCCGATTGATTACTGAGATAAAAAGTAAAACTCATAAAAAAGTCAGTTGCACAATCGTAGACCCAGACACCGTAGAGGAAATAAACATCCCACGCCAAAATTTCCAAAAAGCAGACATTGGACTAAGTAAAGCGAAAGTCCTTGCAATGCGTTATGGCTTTGCTCTAGGGTTGGAAATTAAAGCTATCCCTAGCCGATTCACCAGCGAAATGGTGAATAGGGGATGGCGCACTTTGAACATAATCGTTGGATGTGTGGATAACGCAGATGCCAGAAACGATATAAGAAAGTGTTTGGACTACAACACCCCTCAAGAAGGAGCTAGCGTGTTTTGGCTTGACTGCGGCAATCACGAAGCATCCGGTCAAGTCCTGCTGGGTACTAAAAAGGATTTCAAGATATCGGAGGCATTCGATAACAAGGAAAATCCCTCATTATGCATAAACTTACCTTCTCCCACGATATTACATCCGGAATTGTTGATACCAAAACCAGAAGAAAAGGGAGAACCTCGCTTATCCTGTGCTGAAATTCAGATGCGTAACTTTCAAAGTCTATTCGTCAACCAAACGTGTGCAACTCATGCTTGCCAATATCTACTAGATCTGACTTTAACAGGAGGATTGAGGAAATTCGCCACTTATTTTGATTGCATCTCTGGAACATCAAAATCGCTTTATACTTGTCGAGAAACCCTTAATCAATTCAGCAATAAGCATCAGAACCACACTATAAAAAACCATCATGAAACCTTGTAA
- a CDS encoding WGR domain-containing protein, with translation METYLIFVDAIRNNNKFWSAKVEGTELTVEWGRVGYTPQKKVQTLPNIQAAISKYHSLIAEKKAKGYQESQPQISERPISEIRRAINLLNVIRPYVTARNFNENYMTALNEYLKIIPTPLGMQIDPCKIYQTVDDIDRQKESLNNLLSPSSIPFSQTAEVTKSQVETVSLKSLSKGFWKHF, from the coding sequence ATGGAAACATATCTTATTTTTGTTGATGCAATTCGTAACAATAACAAATTCTGGAGTGCCAAAGTCGAAGGCACAGAATTAACTGTCGAATGGGGGAGAGTTGGATATACCCCTCAAAAAAAGGTACAAACTCTGCCCAACATTCAAGCAGCTATTTCAAAATATCATAGTTTGATAGCAGAAAAGAAAGCTAAAGGCTATCAAGAAAGCCAACCCCAAATAAGCGAGCGCCCCATTTCTGAAATCAGACGCGCAATAAATCTGCTAAATGTAATACGCCCTTATGTTACTGCCAGAAATTTCAATGAAAATTACATGACTGCCCTCAATGAGTATTTAAAAATTATTCCTACACCTCTAGGAATGCAAATAGATCCTTGTAAAATTTACCAAACTGTAGATGATATTGATCGTCAAAAAGAATCTCTCAACAATTTACTATCTCCCAGTTCCATACCTTTTTCTCAGACTGCAGAAGTGACAAAATCTCAGGTAGAAACTGTAAGTCTGAAATCCCTTTCCAAAGGATTTTGGAAACACTTTTAA
- a CDS encoding PriCT-2 domain-containing protein → MHPTPLNNFIDALSALPQHWHIVPTVGKQPQGHNWEQHPFSPEELRLELARNGRVKVLEKSGKTRQVYPTGIAVICGKNSQEFLIAVDCDGISAYRKITQLVNSQEPEKKLEQPEFLTKLIALEHLPPTVAFTSGRPNRTQYLYRIPIAKNGVWHDVPEVDRLKSRKISTAKEELLELRGQNLCSVLPPSLHPNGSYYKWLPGYSILEKPVTRAPSWVVEQMLGSEKRRKPIPTIKKYKGECLRVDICPNNTNIQTALVLLEVIHPRFADQYETWIQVGMALKSVSPTLLRDWEKWSQLSPKYKPGECEYKWNSFRKWGITIRTLYKLANLS, encoded by the coding sequence ATGCACCCGACTCCTCTTAATAACTTCATCGATGCTCTTTCTGCGCTTCCCCAACACTGGCACATTGTACCTACTGTAGGGAAACAACCGCAGGGGCATAACTGGGAGCAACACCCGTTTTCCCCTGAAGAACTGAGGCTTGAACTTGCCCGCAACGGAAGAGTAAAAGTGTTGGAGAAGTCTGGAAAAACAAGACAAGTTTACCCTACAGGGATTGCGGTCATCTGCGGTAAGAATTCCCAAGAATTCCTAATTGCTGTAGATTGCGATGGCATCAGTGCTTATCGCAAAATCACTCAGCTTGTCAATTCCCAAGAACCAGAAAAGAAGTTGGAACAACCCGAGTTCTTGACAAAACTGATAGCGCTAGAACATTTACCGCCTACAGTAGCCTTCACCTCAGGAAGACCAAACAGAACACAGTATCTATACCGAATACCCATAGCTAAAAACGGTGTATGGCATGACGTTCCGGAAGTTGACAGGCTGAAGTCGAGGAAAATCAGTACTGCCAAAGAAGAACTCTTGGAGTTGAGAGGACAAAACCTTTGCTCAGTCCTTCCCCCCTCCTTGCACCCCAACGGCAGTTACTACAAATGGCTCCCCGGTTACAGCATTCTTGAAAAACCTGTGACAAGAGCACCTTCCTGGGTTGTTGAACAAATGCTAGGGTCAGAAAAACGCAGAAAGCCAATTCCAACAATCAAAAAATATAAAGGTGAATGTCTACGTGTAGATATATGTCCCAACAATACCAACATCCAAACAGCATTGGTCTTGCTAGAAGTTATTCACCCACGCTTCGCAGACCAGTACGAAACATGGATTCAAGTGGGCATGGCACTCAAATCCGTAAGCCCAACACTTTTGAGAGATTGGGAAAAATGGAGCCAGCTATCTCCCAAATACAAGCCGGGGGAATGCGAGTACAAATGGAATTCTTTTAGAAAATGGGGAATTACTATTAGAACCCTGTACAAGCTAGCCAATTTGTCTTAA
- a CDS encoding Mov34/MPN/PAD-1 family protein, with the protein MTIFIQEPFVNYGIANESALPPYSGKMIEYLLAGNGLLLRSHRPELEICIKLYKYNIGNLPHIEPYFRMLLPKVPKSIVEEMLEKASNIDREILFYLGYHSDCWHLHVPPQQATVLRVTSGSPPFDSSYENAIIEVHSHSHYDAFFSQTDDVEETGKFRIFAVLGNLPERPTICTRVGIYNHFNPLVAAQIFEMPERLIDKVEVYHTTYTS; encoded by the coding sequence ATGACCATTTTTATTCAAGAACCCTTTGTTAACTACGGTATTGCCAATGAATCGGCACTCCCTCCTTACTCCGGAAAGATGATAGAGTATTTGCTGGCTGGCAACGGTCTACTATTGCGATCGCATCGACCAGAGCTAGAAATTTGTATAAAATTATACAAGTATAACATTGGGAATTTACCACATATCGAACCTTACTTTCGCATGTTACTGCCTAAGGTACCAAAATCAATCGTTGAAGAAATGCTTGAAAAAGCAAGTAACATTGACCGGGAAATCTTATTCTACCTCGGCTATCACTCCGATTGCTGGCATCTGCACGTACCACCCCAGCAAGCAACTGTCTTACGCGTCACCTCCGGTTCCCCACCATTTGATTCAAGTTACGAAAATGCGATTATCGAAGTTCACAGCCACAGTCACTATGATGCATTCTTTTCGCAAACAGACGATGTAGAAGAAACTGGCAAATTCCGCATATTTGCAGTTTTAGGCAATTTACCAGAGCGACCAACCATATGTACCAGAGTGGGGATATACAATCACTTTAACCCCCTTGTTGCAGCCCAAATCTTTGAGATGCCAGAAAGATTGATAGATAAAGTCGAAGTTTACCATACCACCTATACAAGCTAA
- a CDS encoding cupin domain-containing protein: MMLTEMLVQPGKGEMYWVLEDLFTFKTVGEETNGSYSLIEIECIGEHPPHVHTNEDQFFYVLGGQLEVLLGENTSIATNGTFIHVPKGKKHGFKNLYLEEPALMLCMTTPAGSIEKFVREVGTVAKDLHVARPRATRADYEKFRAAALPYGIEVIPFLYEDAPN, translated from the coding sequence ATGATGCTTACAGAAATGTTAGTACAGCCTGGTAAAGGCGAAATGTACTGGGTACTCGAAGATCTTTTCACATTTAAAACCGTTGGCGAAGAAACAAACGGGAGTTATTCGCTAATTGAGATTGAATGTATCGGCGAACACCCTCCGCACGTCCATACAAACGAAGACCAATTTTTCTATGTATTAGGGGGACAACTAGAAGTCTTGCTTGGTGAAAACACCTCCATAGCAACCAACGGTACTTTTATCCATGTACCAAAAGGTAAAAAGCACGGATTCAAAAACCTCTACCTTGAGGAACCAGCTTTGATGCTGTGCATGACGACTCCCGCTGGTAGTATTGAGAAATTTGTTCGAGAAGTAGGGACTGTAGCTAAAGATTTACATGTGGCCCGCCCTAGAGCAACTCGTGCCGATTATGAGAAATTTAGAGCCGCTGCGTTACCGTATGGCATCGAGGTAATACCATTTCTTTATGAAGATGCGCCTAATTAG
- a CDS encoding DUF2997 domain-containing protein — translation MERSILIHFNNETGEIHVEAEGFEGLSCIEATQPFEEALGIVDNRNFKAEAQTQQVRTTSSTQTRLRQ, via the coding sequence ATGGAAAGGTCAATATTAATACATTTCAACAATGAAACTGGTGAAATTCACGTAGAAGCCGAAGGATTTGAGGGACTATCTTGCATAGAAGCAACGCAACCTTTTGAAGAAGCTTTGGGAATTGTGGACAATCGCAACTTTAAGGCTGAAGCGCAAACACAACAAGTTCGGACTACTTCATCTACTCAAACTCGCTTACGTCAGTAA